The Paenibacillus sp. FSL R7-0204 genome includes a region encoding these proteins:
- a CDS encoding Type 1 glutamine amidotransferase-like domain-containing protein: MDKHLFLNGGGPPFTRGLARRFVSVMAAGPVAVLFEEGEDWPDYMAACMQPLTDAGIAEFCYLPLKSTEVNTAIESLRACGGIVIGGGDTDLYADLIVDTPIAEVIRQRYESGIPVAGFSAGALISPECCVISARDNESRQFKHRKGLHLIPDLLLSVHFTQWDEEEHLRTAVRTFGELPNYGIDEETGIYLLNGQPEEIEGGGVYSLVNGILTRIH; encoded by the coding sequence ATGGACAAGCATTTATTTCTGAACGGCGGCGGTCCGCCATTTACCCGTGGTCTGGCACGGAGGTTCGTAAGCGTGATGGCAGCAGGACCAGTCGCTGTATTATTTGAAGAAGGAGAAGACTGGCCGGATTATATGGCTGCTTGCATGCAGCCGCTGACTGATGCGGGGATAGCCGAATTCTGTTATCTGCCGCTGAAGTCTACTGAGGTGAATACTGCTATAGAGAGCCTCCGGGCCTGCGGCGGGATCGTCATCGGGGGCGGGGATACGGATCTGTATGCCGACCTCATTGTGGATACCCCTATCGCTGAAGTGATCCGGCAGCGTTATGAGTCTGGAATACCGGTTGCGGGATTCTCGGCAGGAGCCTTGATTAGCCCGGAGTGCTGCGTAATTTCCGCCAGGGATAATGAGAGCAGACAATTCAAACACCGCAAGGGCCTCCATCTGATTCCTGATTTGCTGCTATCCGTTCATTTCACCCAGTGGGATGAGGAAGAGCATTTACGGACAGCGGTCCGTACCTTCGGCGAGCTGCCGAATTACGGAATTGACGAAGAGACCGGCATCTACCTGCTGAATGGACAGCCCGAAGAGATAGAGGGCGGCGGGGTGTATAGTCTGGTGAATGGAATATTGACAAGAATCCACTGA
- a CDS encoding methyl-accepting chemotaxis protein has translation MQWRRFINFSSVGVKLFVILFCTIVLLSSVLGLTSYYAAKGIITDEVAAASSQSIVQAVDKLDFLFAEYEALSRQFAVDPALKADMETVNLPTAGTVARAAAEDRIRRKLDSVRGSDERLLGVRLVARSMVDAESYKSTGISGVRSDEGILARMKEIDNAKGNPVWFTVRAKGFFDAYSQSAMTMGRLLRNIQNPAAEYYMLIEVKGQALTDVLSNLHIGLGGEIRILDSSGRVAYSADDALLGQASYIHTRESEEQEPAGAQKGVSGKRSFTAGDEQGSPQLVVYQPLSTADWTLLGYAPVSDFTKSADRLLYITLLVVLAAALIALIIGYVLVRLIGRPLGKLARLMEEGERGNLQVRTSFKGRDEIGRVGHSFNRMMEQISRMAGQSSSSAAEVLATSEQLVAASGAISGQASEVATATGEIAGGAASLAAEAESSNAKVELMGGKTSEVAENNAVMAASAGKVMEVSDQGAERMKKLVSQSEGVLKLMDLIQENSAMLRDSTVLIRSILSPMIAMNKQTNILALNASIEAVRAGAAGRGFIVIANEIRGLANQSSESIASVSRITEEISGHIENTVKVVSEAAPMFDSQLALVRESSLIFGSVRAEMEEFSGVLNQSSAAVSELAEYQQQLGQSMASVISVVQQTSASTEEVASMSSQQFTVSRELVALSHRLEELAEQLKQSMISFQG, from the coding sequence ATGCAATGGCGGCGATTCATTAATTTCAGCTCGGTTGGCGTCAAGTTATTCGTAATTCTGTTCTGTACTATTGTCCTGTTGTCCTCAGTTCTGGGCTTAACCTCCTATTATGCGGCAAAAGGGATCATTACCGATGAGGTGGCGGCTGCCTCCTCACAGTCCATTGTCCAGGCGGTGGACAAGCTGGATTTCCTGTTCGCTGAATATGAAGCGCTCTCCAGGCAATTCGCTGTAGATCCGGCGCTAAAGGCTGATATGGAGACGGTTAATCTTCCAACCGCCGGTACGGTTGCGCGGGCAGCCGCAGAGGACCGGATACGCCGCAAGCTGGACTCCGTCAGAGGATCGGATGAGCGGCTGCTTGGTGTCCGGCTGGTCGCAAGAAGCATGGTGGACGCCGAATCCTACAAATCAACGGGGATTAGCGGTGTACGCAGTGATGAGGGCATCCTTGCACGGATGAAGGAGATCGATAACGCTAAAGGCAATCCCGTCTGGTTCACCGTCCGGGCTAAAGGCTTCTTCGATGCATACAGCCAGTCCGCTATGACAATGGGCCGTCTGCTGCGGAATATTCAGAATCCGGCGGCAGAGTATTATATGCTGATCGAGGTGAAGGGCCAGGCGCTGACGGATGTGCTGTCCAACCTGCATATCGGGCTGGGTGGGGAGATCCGCATCCTCGATTCTTCGGGCCGGGTTGCATACAGTGCTGACGATGCACTGCTCGGGCAGGCTTCTTACATACATACCCGGGAGAGTGAGGAACAAGAGCCGGCCGGAGCACAGAAGGGGGTAAGCGGAAAGCGGTCCTTCACGGCGGGGGACGAGCAGGGGAGTCCGCAGCTGGTAGTCTACCAGCCGCTGAGCACAGCGGACTGGACGCTGCTGGGCTATGCGCCGGTGAGTGATTTTACCAAATCTGCCGACAGGCTGCTCTACATAACCTTGCTGGTAGTTTTGGCTGCAGCCTTGATTGCTCTCATCATCGGCTATGTTCTGGTGCGGCTGATCGGTCGTCCGCTTGGCAAGCTGGCCCGGCTGATGGAAGAGGGCGAGCGGGGCAATCTGCAGGTGCGGACCAGCTTCAAGGGCCGGGATGAGATCGGGCGGGTGGGTCACAGCTTCAACCGGATGATGGAGCAGATCTCCCGGATGGCCGGGCAGAGCAGCAGTTCGGCTGCGGAGGTGCTGGCGACCTCGGAGCAGCTCGTTGCCGCTTCCGGCGCGATTAGCGGCCAGGCCAGTGAGGTCGCAACCGCCACTGGCGAAATCGCCGGGGGAGCGGCCAGTCTGGCGGCCGAAGCGGAGAGCAGCAATGCCAAGGTGGAGCTGATGGGCGGCAAGACCAGCGAAGTAGCAGAGAACAATGCAGTCATGGCTGCTTCCGCAGGGAAGGTTATGGAGGTCAGCGACCAGGGAGCGGAGCGGATGAAGAAGCTGGTCTCGCAGAGCGAGGGGGTGCTGAAGCTGATGGATCTGATTCAGGAGAATTCAGCCATGCTGCGGGATAGCACGGTGCTGATCCGCAGCATCCTCTCCCCGATGATTGCGATGAACAAGCAGACGAATATTCTGGCGCTGAACGCATCGATTGAAGCCGTGCGCGCCGGTGCCGCCGGGAGAGGCTTCATTGTCATTGCCAACGAGATCAGAGGGCTGGCCAATCAATCGAGCGAGTCGATTGCCTCCGTCTCCCGGATTACCGAGGAGATCAGCGGCCATATCGAGAATACGGTCAAGGTTGTGAGTGAGGCTGCGCCGATGTTTGACAGCCAGCTGGCCTTGGTCCGGGAATCCTCTCTCATCTTCGGGAGTGTAAGGGCCGAGATGGAGGAGTTCAGCGGAGTTCTGAACCAATCCTCGGCGGCGGTCTCCGAGCTGGCCGAATACCAGCAGCAGCTGGGACAATCCATGGCGAGTGTGATCTCGGTAGTGCAGCAGACCAGCGCCTCTACGGAAGAGGTGGCGTCTATGTCCTCACAGCAATTCACGGTCAGCAGGGAGCTGGTCGCCCTGTCGCACAGGCTGGAGGAGCTGGCGGAGCAGCTGAAGCAGTCGATGATTTCTTTTCAGGGTTAA
- a CDS encoding sugar ABC transporter permease has protein sequence MIIGRKAANFIRLCLSYIVLVALAVAAIYPALWILLASFRPGKSLYSKTLIPETFTLSHYKELFTSPVYMFGTWYANTLKIAVFSMLIGVVLTLLTSYALSRFRFKSRKTTMSTLLILGMFPGFMSMIAIYLLLKEFNLLDTHLALIIVYAAGAPLGGTLIAKGFLDTIPRSLDEAARIDGASNFGIFTRIILPLSRPMITYIALTLFVGPWVDFIFAKLILRTKENWTVAVGMWDMVNTMQNSNFTLFAAGAVLISVPIMILFGFLQRLLVDGLTAGASKG, from the coding sequence ATGATCATCGGACGCAAGGCAGCGAATTTTATTCGTCTCTGCTTAAGCTATATCGTTCTTGTTGCACTGGCGGTTGCTGCAATCTATCCGGCACTTTGGATCCTGCTTGCCTCGTTCCGGCCGGGTAAATCCCTGTACAGCAAGACGCTGATTCCCGAGACGTTCACGCTCAGCCACTATAAGGAGCTGTTCACCTCACCGGTCTACATGTTTGGAACCTGGTATGCGAATACGCTCAAGATTGCAGTGTTCTCGATGCTGATCGGGGTGGTGCTGACGCTGTTGACCAGCTATGCTTTATCCCGGTTCCGTTTCAAAAGCCGCAAGACCACCATGTCCACTCTGCTGATCCTCGGGATGTTCCCGGGCTTCATGAGCATGATCGCTATCTATCTGCTGCTGAAGGAGTTCAATCTGCTGGATACCCATCTGGCGCTGATTATCGTCTATGCAGCCGGAGCGCCGCTCGGAGGAACGCTGATCGCCAAAGGCTTCCTGGACACGATTCCGCGTTCGCTGGATGAAGCCGCACGGATCGACGGGGCGAGCAACTTCGGGATTTTTACCCGGATTATTCTGCCGTTATCCCGCCCGATGATCACTTATATAGCGCTGACCCTGTTTGTCGGCCCGTGGGTCGATTTCATCTTCGCCAAGCTGATTCTGCGGACCAAGGAGAACTGGACGGTTGCTGTGGGGATGTGGGATATGGTCAATACGATGCAGAATTCCAACTTCACGCTGTTCGCGGCGGGTGCCGTGCTGATCTCTGTACCGATTATGATTCTCTTCGGCTTCCTGCAGCGTCTGCTGGTTGACGGGCTGACGGCGGGGGCCAGCAAGGGATAG
- a CDS encoding carbohydrate ABC transporter permease encodes MQRHKTRAGILSAIFMGFGQIYNRQFIKGLMFIAVEAVAIIYFISNLARAFWGITTLGESPSRLEKVKGIAKMVPGDHSIVILIESLITLLFFVLFLIVWYMNIRDAYKIGAERENGRPSHTFTQSLRYILDYKFAQSFLLLPGLGILFFTIMPIIFMIMLAFTNYAAPNHIPPAKLVDWVGFETFRNLLVLKSWSHTFYGVLTWTIIWAVLSTVTTYFGGMLVALLINQKGIRFKGMWRMLLIIPYAIPQMISLLLMRNLFNGQFGPINQYLGFFGLDGLPWLTDPFWAKVTVIVVNMWVGIPVSMLLIMGVLTTIPRDMYEAAEVDGATNYQKFRIVTLPMILFSTAPTLIMQFAGNINNFNAIFLLTGGNPVNGNYQYAGSTDLLVTWLYKLTLDQNKNNMASAIGIILFIIVAGFSLYNYRRTKSFQEEDMIQ; translated from the coding sequence ATGCAGCGACACAAAACGAGAGCTGGAATACTGTCGGCCATTTTCATGGGATTCGGGCAAATATATAACCGCCAATTCATCAAAGGCCTAATGTTCATAGCGGTAGAAGCTGTGGCAATTATCTATTTCATTAGCAATCTGGCAAGAGCCTTCTGGGGGATCACCACACTCGGGGAATCGCCAAGCCGGCTGGAGAAGGTTAAAGGGATTGCCAAAATGGTGCCCGGAGACCATTCCATCGTTATTCTGATTGAAAGTCTGATTACCCTGCTGTTCTTTGTGTTATTCCTGATCGTCTGGTACATGAATATTAGGGATGCCTATAAAATCGGAGCAGAACGCGAAAACGGCCGTCCATCGCATACATTTACTCAATCTTTACGTTATATTCTGGATTATAAATTCGCCCAGAGCTTCCTGCTGCTCCCGGGGCTTGGAATTCTGTTCTTCACCATTATGCCGATCATCTTTATGATCATGCTGGCCTTTACTAACTATGCTGCACCGAACCATATTCCTCCGGCCAAACTTGTAGACTGGGTTGGATTCGAGACCTTCCGCAATCTGCTGGTGCTGAAATCATGGAGCCATACCTTTTACGGTGTACTTACCTGGACGATAATCTGGGCGGTTCTTTCGACTGTAACTACTTATTTCGGCGGGATGCTGGTTGCCCTGCTGATCAACCAAAAAGGCATACGCTTCAAAGGCATGTGGAGAATGCTCCTGATCATTCCTTACGCTATTCCGCAGATGATCTCGCTCCTGCTGATGCGCAACCTCTTCAACGGACAGTTCGGCCCGATCAACCAGTATCTCGGCTTTTTCGGTCTGGATGGATTGCCTTGGCTGACTGATCCATTCTGGGCCAAAGTTACGGTTATTGTCGTCAATATGTGGGTAGGAATTCCGGTATCGATGCTGCTGATTATGGGGGTGCTGACTACGATTCCCCGTGATATGTATGAGGCGGCTGAGGTGGACGGTGCGACCAATTATCAGAAATTCCGGATCGTCACCCTGCCGATGATTCTGTTCTCTACCGCACCTACGCTGATTATGCAGTTCGCCGGGAACATCAACAACTTCAATGCGATCTTCCTGCTGACGGGAGGGAACCCGGTGAACGGGAACTACCAGTACGCCGGCTCGACGGATCTGCTCGTTACCTGGCTGTATAAGCTGACGCTGGATCAGAACAAGAATAATATGGCGTCTGCGATCGGCATTATCCTGTTCATCATTGTTGCCGGGTTCTCCCTGTACAATTACCGCCGGACCAAATCGTTCCAAGAGGAGGACATGATTCAATGA
- a CDS encoding sugar ABC transporter substrate-binding protein yields the protein MDLKKLMVITAACSMAISISACGSNNNTGGNAAATNAPAESATATDNAGAGSDNAPAAGEIVPEEGASLVIWESKEERQFAEEISKQFTAKYNVPVKIEEVAPPDQVGKLTQDGPSGLAADVIVIPHDNLGKAASASLLLPNDIFAEQTKAENTEASIVGSSYDGELYGYPRAAETYALFYNKSLVKEAPKSFDDVIAFSKTFTDKAKNRYGIMWEVGNMYFNYPFIATTGGYLFGKDGTDKDDIGLNNEGAIKGLTEFAKLKEVLPIKSGDINPDIKRSLFNSGDVAMDITGPWELAGYKEALGDKLGIAPVPTIDGKTAITFSGIKIFTVNAYTQYPNAAKLYAHFASGKDSQLTLNKLIGSVPTNNEALKDPQITGDPFVSAFAEQAKNSQPMPSIPEMGNVWSPVNAALPAIWDNNADPKAAMDKAVEQIKDLNNGASAQ from the coding sequence ATGGATCTCAAAAAACTAATGGTTATCACCGCAGCGTGCTCCATGGCAATCTCAATTTCGGCGTGCGGCTCAAACAACAATACCGGGGGAAATGCAGCGGCGACTAATGCTCCTGCGGAAAGTGCCACAGCTACGGATAATGCGGGGGCTGGCAGCGACAACGCTCCGGCAGCTGGTGAGATCGTCCCTGAAGAGGGCGCTTCCCTTGTGATCTGGGAGAGTAAGGAAGAAAGACAGTTCGCCGAAGAAATCTCCAAGCAGTTCACTGCCAAGTATAATGTTCCGGTCAAAATCGAAGAGGTAGCCCCGCCGGATCAAGTCGGCAAGCTTACCCAGGATGGTCCTTCCGGTCTGGCTGCGGACGTTATCGTCATACCTCATGATAATCTCGGCAAGGCGGCCAGCGCGAGCCTGCTGCTTCCAAACGATATTTTTGCAGAGCAAACCAAGGCGGAGAACACGGAGGCTTCCATCGTAGGTTCTTCCTATGACGGCGAGCTGTACGGCTATCCGAGAGCGGCAGAGACCTATGCGCTGTTCTATAACAAGTCTCTGGTCAAAGAAGCTCCGAAATCCTTTGATGATGTTATTGCCTTCAGCAAAACGTTCACCGATAAAGCTAAAAACCGGTACGGCATTATGTGGGAAGTCGGCAATATGTACTTCAACTATCCGTTCATCGCCACTACCGGCGGCTACCTGTTCGGCAAAGACGGTACCGACAAGGACGACATCGGCCTCAACAATGAAGGTGCGATCAAAGGTCTGACTGAATTTGCGAAGCTGAAGGAAGTCTTGCCGATCAAGAGCGGTGATATTAACCCCGATATCAAGCGGAGTCTGTTCAACAGCGGGGATGTAGCTATGGATATTACAGGACCTTGGGAGCTTGCCGGATATAAAGAAGCGCTGGGCGACAAGCTGGGAATCGCTCCGGTTCCTACCATTGACGGCAAAACTGCCATTACCTTCTCCGGGATCAAAATCTTTACCGTCAACGCCTACACGCAATATCCGAATGCGGCTAAACTCTATGCACACTTTGCTTCCGGCAAAGATTCGCAGCTGACGCTTAACAAGCTGATCGGTTCCGTACCAACGAACAATGAAGCATTGAAGGACCCGCAGATTACGGGTGATCCGTTCGTATCCGCTTTTGCCGAACAAGCGAAGAACTCCCAGCCGATGCCTTCGATTCCTGAAATGGGGAACGTATGGAGCCCGGTGAATGCAGCACTTCCGGCCATCTGGGATAACAATGCCGATCCGAAGGCAGCCATGGACAAAGCCGTAGAGCAAATTAAGGACTTGAACAACGGGGCATCCGCCCAGTAA
- a CDS encoding alpha-glycosidase, translated as MLLEAVYHRPRLNWSYAYDHNTIHLRLRAKKGDLTEVFAWAGDKYAWDTTKELIPMTLFTSDAMFDYWECESVPLYRRLKYGFLLQQGKERIWMTESDFQKERPANPNRLFEFPYISRGDVFTPPAWVKDAVFYQIFPERFANGNPGISPANVEPWGGTPRPDNFFGGDLQGVIDHLDHLTELGITGIYFTPVFTATTNHKYDTEDYMQVDPHFGDVATLKRLVDACHERGIRVLLDAVFNHAGRTFAPFVDVLEKGEDSEYKNWFHIREYPLQVVNNIPTYDAFAFEPLMPKLNTEHPEVKEYLLKVAEYWIKEVGIDGWRLDVANEVDHEFWRDFRKVVKRANPEAYILGEIWHESAPWLEGDKFDAVMNYPFTDAVLDFFVYGTLDAEGFAHSIGRQLSRYPLQASEVAFNLLGSHDTARLLTVAEGDKNVMKLAALFQFTFMGTPCIYYGDEIGMDGGGDPDCRKCMEWDPERQDRDLFNFYRKLIQIRGSHPALRTGRFTFLEAGAGGSKLAYERSLGDDLIIVLINTEETVQTFRLDVQERNWENLWTGEALRAERGKLSLRLPAYGFAVLQAQMS; from the coding sequence ATGTTATTAGAAGCCGTGTATCATCGTCCCCGTCTGAACTGGTCGTATGCCTATGATCACAACACCATCCACCTGCGGCTGCGGGCCAAGAAGGGGGATCTGACCGAGGTCTTCGCCTGGGCGGGTGATAAATATGCCTGGGACACCACTAAGGAATTGATTCCGATGACCCTGTTCACTTCCGATGCGATGTTCGATTACTGGGAATGCGAATCGGTTCCGCTCTACCGCAGGCTGAAATACGGCTTCCTGCTGCAGCAGGGCAAAGAGCGCATCTGGATGACAGAGAGTGATTTCCAGAAGGAGCGTCCCGCGAACCCCAACCGGCTGTTTGAATTCCCCTACATAAGCCGCGGTGATGTCTTCACGCCTCCGGCCTGGGTCAAGGATGCGGTGTTTTATCAGATTTTCCCGGAACGGTTCGCTAACGGCAATCCCGGCATAAGCCCTGCTAATGTGGAGCCTTGGGGCGGAACCCCCCGGCCGGATAATTTCTTCGGCGGAGATCTGCAGGGTGTCATAGATCATCTCGACCATCTGACAGAGCTGGGCATTACGGGCATTTATTTCACACCGGTCTTCACTGCCACCACCAATCACAAATATGACACGGAGGACTACATGCAGGTCGATCCGCATTTCGGTGATGTGGCCACACTGAAAAGATTGGTCGATGCTTGTCATGAGCGCGGCATCCGCGTGCTGCTGGACGCGGTCTTCAACCATGCGGGCCGTACCTTCGCTCCGTTCGTGGATGTGCTGGAGAAGGGTGAGGATTCGGAGTATAAGAACTGGTTCCATATCCGGGAATATCCGCTCCAGGTCGTGAACAATATTCCGACCTACGATGCCTTCGCCTTCGAGCCGCTGATGCCGAAGCTGAACACAGAGCATCCTGAGGTGAAGGAATATTTGCTGAAGGTCGCAGAGTATTGGATTAAGGAGGTCGGCATCGACGGCTGGCGTCTGGATGTGGCCAACGAGGTGGATCACGAATTCTGGCGTGATTTCCGCAAAGTGGTGAAGCGTGCCAACCCCGAGGCTTACATTCTGGGCGAGATCTGGCATGAATCAGCCCCTTGGCTGGAAGGCGACAAATTCGATGCCGTCATGAACTACCCGTTCACGGATGCGGTGCTTGACTTCTTCGTCTACGGAACGCTGGATGCGGAAGGCTTCGCCCATTCGATCGGCAGACAGCTGTCCCGGTATCCGCTCCAGGCCAGCGAGGTTGCCTTCAATCTGCTGGGCAGCCATGATACTGCGCGGCTGCTGACTGTGGCAGAGGGCGATAAGAACGTCATGAAGCTGGCTGCGCTGTTCCAGTTCACCTTCATGGGTACGCCCTGCATTTACTACGGGGACGAGATCGGAATGGATGGCGGGGGCGACCCGGATTGCCGTAAATGTATGGAGTGGGACCCGGAGCGGCAGGACCGCGATTTGTTCAACTTTTACCGTAAGCTGATTCAGATCCGCGGCAGCCACCCGGCGCTGCGTACCGGACGCTTCACCTTCCTTGAAGCCGGAGCCGGAGGCAGTAAGCTGGCATACGAGCGCAGTCTGGGCGATGATCTGATCATCGTGCTGATCAATACGGAGGAGACGGTACAGACCTTCCGGCTGGACGTTCAGGAACGCAATTGGGAGAATCTCTGGACCGGCGAAGCGCTCCGCGCCGAACGAGGCAAGCTGTCACTGCGGCTGCCGGCATACGGCTTCGCTGTACTTCAGGCCCAGATGTCCTAA
- a CDS encoding S-layer homology domain-containing protein, giving the protein MNWGIHSEGLVHALEFKQREKLAAAVQPTVYTDASGIREWAKAYVNAATALKLVEGREQRQFIPQGQLTRAESAQVIYNLLSQ; this is encoded by the coding sequence ATGAACTGGGGCATTCACTCGGAGGGGCTTGTCCATGCCCTTGAATTCAAGCAGAGGGAGAAACTCGCAGCGGCGGTACAGCCGACTGTATATACAGATGCTTCCGGCATTCGTGAATGGGCGAAAGCTTATGTCAATGCTGCTACAGCCTTGAAGCTAGTAGAGGGCAGAGAGCAGCGGCAGTTCATCCCGCAGGGACAGCTGACCCGTGCAGAGAGCGCGCAGGTGATCTATAACCTGCTCAGCCAGTAA
- a CDS encoding helix-turn-helix domain-containing protein, with protein sequence MCPAAKRPFDVGIEAKYTWTLKLAMLFVEREFGETYTENGISVLLHRLGFSQTKTTYTMDLADPAGKKRSGQKSFLH encoded by the coding sequence ATGTGTCCAGCAGCCAAGCGACCCTTTGACGTTGGAATCGAAGCCAAGTATACCTGGACGCTTAAGCTGGCCATGCTCTTTGTGGAGCGGGAATTCGGTGAAACCTACACGGAAAATGGTATTTCCGTCTTGTTGCACCGGCTCGGATTTAGCCAAACCAAGACAACCTACACTATGGATCTAGCCGATCCTGCGGGCAAGAAACGTTCAGGTCAGAAATCTTTCCTGCACTAA
- a CDS encoding IS630 family transposase, with protein MLFEDECMVRAYQSLQYTWFPLGQQRKVPTYGQHEGVILFGVLNYETEHVLYRDGERYDTPVLLQFLDAVLKSYPNGKIVMILDNSRIHHAEQVQAYLQKHTRLYFVSLPKCSPELSLVEGLWKWIKSDVVHNVFYKKFYHIRINVAAFMKSVNDNPLEVVNRLCIRM; from the coding sequence TTGCTGTTTGAAGACGAGTGTATGGTTCGGGCCTATCAATCACTGCAATACACCTGGTTTCCTTTAGGCCAGCAGCGAAAGGTGCCGACGTATGGCCAGCATGAAGGCGTAATATTGTTTGGTGTCCTGAACTATGAGACGGAGCACGTCCTTTACCGAGATGGCGAGCGATATGACACCCCGGTACTCCTCCAGTTTCTTGATGCTGTCCTGAAGTCTTATCCGAATGGAAAAATTGTAATGATTCTGGACAATAGCCGGATTCATCATGCTGAACAGGTGCAAGCCTATCTGCAAAAGCATACACGGCTGTATTTTGTTTCCCTGCCAAAGTGCTCACCAGAGCTCAGCTTGGTGGAAGGGCTATGGAAATGGATTAAAAGTGACGTTGTCCACAACGTATTTTACAAGAAGTTCTACCACATTCGCATCAACGTTGCTGCTTTCATGAAAAGCGTCAATGATAATCCGTTGGAGGTCGTTAATCGGCTTTGTATAAGAATGTAA
- a CDS encoding HNH endonuclease signature motif containing protein — protein MTESEILLNSLGQQYPTWRNVDVLGFLNSTMPSTAQWATVPSSVTAALRNTFDSTVRAKYKTYYDQNYGYVNWVPTIEIHHIRPLQFGGGNDFSNLIPLHADIHAKFSFWFQYY, from the coding sequence ATGACAGAATCTGAGATACTCTTAAACAGCTTAGGTCAGCAATATCCAACCTGGAGAAATGTTGATGTTCTTGGGTTTTTAAATTCCACTATGCCAAGCACAGCACAATGGGCAACGGTTCCTTCTTCAGTTACCGCAGCCCTTCGCAATACCTTTGATAGCACAGTGAGAGCTAAATACAAAACCTATTATGATCAAAATTATGGATACGTAAATTGGGTTCCTACAATTGAAATTCACCATATTCGTCCGTTACAATTTGGAGGAGGAAATGATTTTTCTAACTTAATACCACTTCATGCGGATATTCATGCTAAATTTTCCTTCTGGTTTCAGTACTATTAA
- a CDS encoding SMI1/KNR4 family protein: protein MSKLIIASLEALKKVICNNKNIHIQRNLGFQLSCTFSFSKPVSLEEIEDFEAETDLKLPDDYKFFLSLHNGMELYKDVEESAPHWHIYGVDEIIDALEKFPTPENVYVIAKFSETLICVNSDYVKQGRKDYIFDQSIYTSTRDNGDPLNLNFELWLDRLLVSQGDQFWLWNGITPENLNEYFP from the coding sequence ATGTCAAAATTAATTATCGCATCTTTAGAAGCTTTAAAAAAGGTGATTTGTAATAACAAAAATATTCACATTCAAAGAAATTTAGGATTCCAGCTTTCATGTACCTTCTCATTCTCCAAGCCCGTTTCATTGGAAGAAATCGAGGATTTCGAGGCAGAGACAGACTTAAAGTTGCCTGATGATTATAAGTTCTTTTTGTCTCTTCACAATGGAATGGAATTGTATAAGGATGTTGAAGAATCAGCTCCTCATTGGCATATTTATGGGGTGGATGAAATTATTGATGCCTTAGAAAAGTTTCCTACCCCTGAGAATGTGTATGTCATTGCAAAATTCAGTGAGACATTAATTTGTGTGAACAGCGATTATGTAAAGCAAGGCAGAAAAGACTATATTTTTGACCAATCAATTTACACCTCTACTCGTGATAATGGTGATCCACTTAATTTGAATTTTGAACTTTGGTTAGATCGATTGCTGGTATCACAGGGGGATCAATTTTGGTTGTGGAATGGCATCACACCTGAAAATCTTAATGAATATTTTCCTTAA